The sequence below is a genomic window from Luteimonas sp. MC1825.
TGCCACCAGCGGCTGCCTGCTGCTGGCCTTCGACCGCGGGACCGCATCGCTCCTCGGCAAGTCGCTGATGGCCGGCGGGCTCGACAAGGCCTATCTCGCGGTCTGCCGCGGCTGGCCGGCGGAGGCCGCGTTCGAAGTCGACCATGACCTCGACGGCGGCCCCGGCAAGCCGCAAAAGAAGCCGGCGGTCACGCGCTTCGAGCGCCTGGCCACGGCGGAGCTGGCGCTGCCGTCGGCCGGTTTCGAGACCTCGCGCTACGCACTGCTGCGCGCCTGGCCGCAGACCGGGCGCTTTCGCCAGATCCGTCGCCACCTCAAGCATCTCTCGCACCACCTGATCGGCGACACCAGCCACGGCGACGGCCGCCACAACCGCAGCTTCCGCATGCTCGGCATCCACCGCATGCTGCTGCACGCCGAGCAGCTGTCGTTCCCGCACCCGCACGATCCCGCCAGGCACGTAGACGTGGTGGCGCCGCCGGATGCGGAGTTCAGGCGCGCGCTGGCGCTGTTCGATCCACCGTCGGCGTGAGCCTGCGACGGCCGCGTGCCGCCGCCCGCCGTACAATCCGCGCCGACACGCCATGACCAGCACGCCGCCCGCCATCACCATCCCCGAAGACGAGCTCGTCGAACGCTTCGTGCGCGCGTCGGGCCCGGGTGGGCAGAACGTCAACAAGGTCTCGACCGCGGTTGAACTGCGCTTCGACATCGCCAACTCGCCCACGCTGCCCGAACCGGTGCGTGAACGCCTGCTCGCGCGCCGCGACCGCCGCGTCACCACCGAAGGCGTCCTGGTGATCAGCGCGCAGCGCTTCCGCACCCAGGAGCGCAATCGCGAAGACGCGCGCGAGCGCCTGGCGACGTTCGTCGCCGCCGGCCTGCACGTGCCCAAGCCGCGCGTCGCCACGCGCCCAAGCCGCGCGGCCAAGGCCAGGCGGATGGATGACAAGCGCGTGCGTAGTACGATCAAGAAGGGCCGCACGGGGCGCGGCTGGGACTGACAGGGCGCATGCGCGAGACGGCTGCCGGCGGAAACGACATCGTGCCGACACTGCCGCCGAACGCGCCGCGCCTGAAGCCCAATCGGCTGGCCCGCTGGTTCGGGCGCACCGTGCTGCGGATGGGCGGTTGGCGCATCGTCGGCGAGCTCCCCGACGTGCCCCGGCTGGTGCTGATCGCCGCGCCGCATTCGTCGAACTGGGATGGCGTGTGGGGCTTTGCCGCCAAGCTCGCGATGGGGCTCGACATCCGCCTCATCGGCAAGCGCGAGCTGTTCTGGTGGCCGTTGGGGCCGTTGCTGCGCGCGCTCGGCGTGACCGCGATCAACCGCAGCGTGTCGTCCGGCGTGGTGGAACAGGTCGTCACGCTGATCCGCGGCAGCGAGCGCTTCTGGTTCGGGCTGGCGCCCGAGGGCACGCGCAAGCCGGTGGAGCACTGGAAGCGCGGCTTCCTGAAGATCGCCCGCGCCGCCGACGTCCCGGTGCTGCCCGCGTACTTCCACTACCCCGACAGGATCATCGGCTTCGGTCCCCTGTTCCACGTCGGCGACGACGACGAAGCCGACATGGCGCGCATCCGCGACTGGTACCGGCCGTGGATGGGGAAGCGGTGCGGAACGGTCTGAGGCACGCATGCACGGCCGCCGCGACCGGTGCGCGGCAAGGCCGGCCCGGTCGCGGACTCGCGCGCGGCTACAGCGGCCCGCCGCCGAACTTGTGCGTGTACTGCAGGTAGAAGCTGCGGCCCTCGGTGTCGAACCAGGAGATGTCGTAGTACGGATACCCGGTGTACGTGGGGTCGTGCGGCGGCGCCTTGTCGAACAGGTTCACCACCGTCAGCGACAGGCGCGAATGGTCGTTGAAGGTGAACTGCACGTTGGCGTTGTAGCGGTAGGTGGCCGCGATCCACGGGCTGTTGCCATCCTCGGGGTCGTAGATCTCGTAGTACGAGTCGTCGTTGGGCAGGCTGCCAAGCCGGCGCCCCTGGATCGATGCCGACAGCGCGTCCTTCTCCCACGACAGGCGCAGGCTGGCCTTGCTGCGCGGGATGTCGTAGCCGCTGTTGATGGCGAACATGTCGACGATGTCGGCGTCCGGGTATTCCTGGATGTCGTGCCCGCGCACCCAGGTGTAGCTGCCGTTGAGCCGGAACGTGCCGGCGCGCGTGTCCCAGCGCAGGTTGGCGCCGACGTCGACGCCGCTGGTGGTCTCGCGCGCGATGTTGATGGGATTGACGTGCACGCCGTAGATGCTGCCGTCGGGCATGCGGGTGATGCGCGCCAGCGTGTCGACGCACAGCGGCGAGTCGATGTCGGCTTCGCCCAGTCGGCAGTCGGCCTCGTTGCGCATCACCTCGTCCGCGCGCAGGTCCTTGACCTGGTTGCGCATGTCGATGTCGAAGTAGTCGACGGACAGGTCGAACCAGCTGGCCGGCGACCAGACCATGCCCGCGGTCCAGGAGTCGCTGGTCTCGGGTGACAGGTCGCGGTTGCCTTCGCGGCTGCGGATGATGCCCTCGCCGCTCCAGCTGCAGTCGTCCAGCGCCTCGTCGGGCTCCTCGGTCGCGCAGCGGTAGTAGTCGTCGACCGAGGTCTCGTCGTTGCCGGGGCCGGAGAAGATGTAGTGCATGTCGGGCGCGCGGAACGCGGTGCCGTAGGAGCCGCGCACCAGCAGGCTGGCCGCGGGCCGCCACTCCATGCCCGCGCTCCAGGTGAACCGGCCCGGGTCGCGCCCGGCAAAGCGGTACTGGTCGTAGCGGCCGGCCACGCTGAGGTTGAGCGTGTCCACCAGCGGCATGCGCAGCTCGCCGGCCAGCGCCCAGCGGTTGCGGCTGCCCTGGCCGTCGGAATCCTTCCAGCTGTAGTAGTAGTACCCGGTGGCGAGCGGGTCGGGCTTGAGGTCGTAGGACTGGTGGCCGAGCTCCGCGGTCGCGGCAAAGCCGACCGGGCCGCCCGGCAGCGTGAACAGGTCGGCCTGCGCCAGGGTGAGCGCCAGCGTCTGCGTGTCGGATTCCGGCTGGTACGTGGTGTGCGCGAAGATGCTGTCGTACTCGGCGCGCGTGAGCGGCGTCCACAGGCGCGCGTGGTCGGCGTTGTAGATCGGGTAGCCGTCCTCGTCATAGCCGAGCTGCGGCCCGAGGAAGAGGTTGTTGGCGCGTTCGGCCACGATCTGCGGCCATCTGATCTGCGCGGTGTACTGCGCGTGGCTGAGCGCCGCCTCGTAGTCCCAGTCGCCCCAGATCGAACCCTTGAATCCGGTGGTCACGCTGAAGGTCTTCTGCACGGTTTCCACCATGCCGGTCTGCAGCCCGCCCATTTCCTCCAGGGTGAACTGGCGCTGCCAGTACTCGAGCTGCTCGGTGTTCTGGTTGTAGAAATAATCCCACTCGGTGCCGTCCGGCGTCATCAGCGCCCAGCTGCGCGGACCGCGGAACAGCGACACCTCGTGGCGCCCGGCCTGGACATCGGCGAACCATTCCGTGTCGTTGTCGAACCGGTAGCTCATCGACGCGTAGCCGTTCACGCCTTCGCGCTTGCTGATCATGGTGCGGTAGGCCACCGAGCGGTCGCTGCCGCAGTAGTTGCCGTAGCGGGGGCGAAACGCGTACCCCATGGTGCCTTCATTGAGGTGCGACATCGCGTTGCAGGTGTCTTCGCCCGGGTCGATGTAGTCGTCCCACCAGTCGGTGATCAGGAAGTTGCGCGGCGGCAGCTGCGAGTTGGCGGTGGGCCCGTCGAACGAGGAATCCTGCTGGGCGCGATCGAAGCCCCACAGCGGTTCCTGGCGGCGATACTCCAGGCCGACCACGCCGCCGAAGTTGCCGCGCTCGAAGCCGCTGGACAGGTTCAAGCGGTGTGACTCGCCGTCGCCTTCGCCGGTCTGGCCGTAGCGATAGTCGATGGTGGTGCCGTCGGCCGTGCGCTTGAGGATGAAGTTGACGACGCCGGAGATCGCGTCCGAGCCGTAGATCGCCGAGGCGCTGCCGGTCAGGATCTCGATGCGTTCGATCATGCCCAGCGGCAGGC
It includes:
- the arfB gene encoding alternative ribosome rescue aminoacyl-tRNA hydrolase ArfB; this translates as MTSTPPAITIPEDELVERFVRASGPGGQNVNKVSTAVELRFDIANSPTLPEPVRERLLARRDRRVTTEGVLVISAQRFRTQERNREDARERLATFVAAGLHVPKPRVATRPSRAAKARRMDDKRVRSTIKKGRTGRGWD
- a CDS encoding pseudouridine synthase; this encodes MTVGCGGAPVTAGNATDADEALPAPEALDVLYEEATFAVVDKPAGLMVHDSKLARGESDFAANRLREQFHRPIFLVHRLDRATSGCLLLAFDRGTASLLGKSLMAGGLDKAYLAVCRGWPAEAAFEVDHDLDGGPGKPQKKPAVTRFERLATAELALPSAGFETSRYALLRAWPQTGRFRQIRRHLKHLSHHLIGDTSHGDGRHNRSFRMLGIHRMLLHAEQLSFPHPHDPARHVDVVAPPDAEFRRALALFDPPSA
- a CDS encoding TonB-dependent receptor translates to MKRVKPLRLLLLSLACSAALAANAQGATTSTIDIPAGDLATALDALARQSGTQLVYRADQLRDRRTVGASGSLSASQALDRILQGTGFGARHDSSGAVLIVAQAGATAAPAQAAPAPPPPEPAAAPVPEPQIANLEAVQVTGSRIPRAQIEGPAPVTVITAADIQAGGFTSVPDVMQSLTQNGGQTQSQQSAGGADFSPGAQQVDLRALGPNHTLVLVNGRRMADFPMPFGGRSNFTDVSSLPLGMIERIEILTGSASAIYGSDAISGVVNFILKRTADGTTIDYRYGQTGEGDGESHRLNLSSGFERGNFGGVVGLEYRRQEPLWGFDRAQQDSSFDGPTANSQLPPRNFLITDWWDDYIDPGEDTCNAMSHLNEGTMGYAFRPRYGNYCGSDRSVAYRTMISKREGVNGYASMSYRFDNDTEWFADVQAGRHEVSLFRGPRSWALMTPDGTEWDYFYNQNTEQLEYWQRQFTLEEMGGLQTGMVETVQKTFSVTTGFKGSIWGDWDYEAALSHAQYTAQIRWPQIVAERANNLFLGPQLGYDEDGYPIYNADHARLWTPLTRAEYDSIFAHTTYQPESDTQTLALTLAQADLFTLPGGPVGFAATAELGHQSYDLKPDPLATGYYYYSWKDSDGQGSRNRWALAGELRMPLVDTLNLSVAGRYDQYRFAGRDPGRFTWSAGMEWRPAASLLVRGSYGTAFRAPDMHYIFSGPGNDETSVDDYYRCATEEPDEALDDCSWSGEGIIRSREGNRDLSPETSDSWTAGMVWSPASWFDLSVDYFDIDMRNQVKDLRADEVMRNEADCRLGEADIDSPLCVDTLARITRMPDGSIYGVHVNPINIARETTSGVDVGANLRWDTRAGTFRLNGSYTWVRGHDIQEYPDADIVDMFAINSGYDIPRSKASLRLSWEKDALSASIQGRRLGSLPNDDSYYEIYDPEDGNSPWIAATYRYNANVQFTFNDHSRLSLTVVNLFDKAPPHDPTYTGYPYYDISWFDTEGRSFYLQYTHKFGGGPL
- a CDS encoding lysophospholipid acyltransferase family protein, with translation MRETAAGGNDIVPTLPPNAPRLKPNRLARWFGRTVLRMGGWRIVGELPDVPRLVLIAAPHSSNWDGVWGFAAKLAMGLDIRLIGKRELFWWPLGPLLRALGVTAINRSVSSGVVEQVVTLIRGSERFWFGLAPEGTRKPVEHWKRGFLKIARAADVPVLPAYFHYPDRIIGFGPLFHVGDDDEADMARIRDWYRPWMGKRCGTV